The sequence ataattagtgcatggcagtggcctgtgaaacaggacacatcactcacagcatggttgtctgatggatgttgcactgctgtctCCTCACGTGGTAGATCAGCGCCGACCTCACCTGGTCCAGATCGTCgccaaccagctggatggctctgttttcaaagtccattagGACCTTgagttcaggcattcctccaccagtctgcatcctctccctcttgttgtgtgacagcttatcctgcatgaaatcagatggagagagtgtagcaggatgcctgtcaggccagattATAAGcatacctggcatgtgtggtaAGTggccccatggacaggatgaggacaatgaaggtgtgtgtgagagaatgaatggtgatgtccttgaatGGACAATGAGCGAGGTCCctgggatgtgtgatgggtttttgagtgtgtgagttattGTGGTCagtagagtgacttaccctgacagaatggaggacatcattcaccctcttgtggCACGGGgtgcctgtcctcttttgcagggcattggcactaaccaccgctgccactgcctcccaagccgggttactGATGTGCTGCCCACCCCGCGGCTGGAGCGGGAGTAGAGCACATCATGGCAGGTTTCCACTGCATCCGAAAGGTGttcgagggatgtgtcactaaacctggggcctGCAAaccttttgccttttggggccaagtGGTCGTGGCGTCTGGAATGATGAAATGGCTAGGTgaggcatggcaggcaaatgagagcccacccaccattgaaacagggtgtttcccagaaatgcatgattaatgaggcaggattgggattggcaaaaacccaccattgcggccggtgggaaAAACATACTTTTTCCCGTCTGCACCACACCTTGTGGAAATCTGGGACACTTACATCCATGGTGATAAGGCTATGTTGCGaggagatattgaaaatatattgtggtGAGAACCAGCAAACAGTAGAGTCTCCAGACTTGCTGACCAAGCAAACACAAAAACGTTTGtaaaccattcagtctttgtcctctggctTCTTAAAGGATGTGTCGCAGAGAGGCACCTGAGGGCTCCAACACTTCTCACTAACAGTGAAGACTTATTTTGTACAATTATGCCAGTTTGTTGCTGAGGAATAATTTGTTCTTTCTATTGTGTGacattactgataaaatagaatccaattgcGCCCCTTCTATGAAATAATGGACTTGAACTTCCACAGAGTGGAAATTCCAATTGGACTgccacttcactcctcctctccttcACTGAAATCCAGATGATCCTTTGACACCAGACTTTCTGACGCAGACTGGGTGGGAACTGCATAGGGCACTGCGCTCCTGAGAGATTCAGTTGAGGGCTACGTGGTTGGATGCAGGGAGGCCATGACCCCTTTTTACATCACGAGATGCCGTTAATCATGTTGGTTTAAAGCCCCCACCACTCTCAAACCAGGGAAAAGCTAGGTTTGTAACGTCAATGAGCAGGtttggggaggggcggggggttggggtgCCATTAATTGTCAGTGATAGGGTTGTCAGGGGCTTGGATTGGACGGTCAGTGctaagggtggggaggtgggggatggtggtCAGGGTGGGGTGTTTATTCAGGGGTGGTCAGTCAAGGGGTGCACTCGAGGAGGCTGAAGTTGGGGGTGGGAAGTGGGGATGGTGCAGGcttggggtgtgtatgtgagcagCTGCCTTCAAAGGGAGTTAAGTCAGGGGGTGCagtcaggggtggggagggtgctgTTGGGGGGAGTGTGCAATCACGGGGAGCGCAGAAGCATGGTGTGGTGTGCTGTTGATGAGTGCAGTCAGTGTGGTAGTATcgggggggtgaagttgggggtgGTTTAGTTAGGGTGtcctgtgggggttggggggtgagggtagggATGTCTCATGGGACTTCAGAGGGGTAGCCGTGGTGTTGGGGGAGCTTGAAGGAGTTGGCGTAGTTGGGGAGCTGGAGGCTCACTTGGGGGTGTGGAGGATGATCCCGTGGGGGTCAGAGTggtgtagaggggggtgggggtagtcaggggcCCGAAGGAGTTTGGGAATGGTCAgaacaatagttacccagaagctcgAAGTGGCCTAAATTTTTTGGCTAACTATTGTTGTATgagagttggaaccatccaaaattTTGTGACTTAAATCAGAGTATTCGATGGTTCCTGGTGCAGGGCAAGTGCCCATTGGAAGTCTGAactttctgggcaattgccgtgcaatccttacctgggaactgcCTAGGGAGTTCTCCAGAGCATGTTTGGGGTACCCACCAGTTACACTTCTCTGGAGCTCAGAGCTTATGGGCACCCAGATGAGAGAAAGTCTTCTACTTCTATAGAAAagaaaagatcttgtgcagtttaactgggttgcaagtattgaatctttcccccaaatatgaatttcCTATCAGTGTGTTGATATGTTGTAATGTGCAGAACATTTCattgagggctgaggcagtcataGATATCAATGTTATCacctgcacagtgttataaataaccaatgggatattttcctgtcaaattcaCAATATTACATGAAGCTGATACAGTAAAATTTGTATTGTCCCTGGTTTGTTTTATGGTCCTAGTGGCATCACCTATaggacacacacaaactaacactgcctTAATGTTAATGACCCATGCTACATATATATCAGAGGATATTTGTAACCAGGTGCCAACAATGTGTGTTATCATtcctttctgtgattgtttggtaAATTAGTTAGTGAATCTTGAACAGGGAAAAATGTCATGCATgactgagggggagggttaaagggacAGGCGGGTGGAATAAGGGAGAAGCAAAAGGGCCCATGacttctctctctggccctcttgTTAACATATTATTCAGCAAAATAGTACAACTACTCTTTGCGATGAGTGAACACAAGAGAGGCAGGAAGGACTGAATATTTAACATGTGTTTATCTTAACACTCAAACACAGAAGAGTGCTGCCCAGCGATAGGGAAGAGGGTCCCACCTACCAATCAGTCAGCCTATTATATTGGAATTTTGCTTTGGGACATGCCCTATTGCAGACTATAAAAATCAGACAGAAACTGCAGATCAACACAGCCTTTTTGTACGAGCTACTGCGGTGAGATATTAACAGGCAAAATGGTGCACTGGACTCAAGAAGAGAAAGAGGAAATCACCCACGCATGGGGCAGTATCGATAAAATCAAACTTATATCCAGTGCCCTTGGAAGGTATAGTGTGAATACAGTTTGATTTTAATGTAATTCATTATTCTTTGCACAAACGTTGTGGTGATGGGTGTTTATTGCTACGTGATAAGGGAATTAGTATTAAAGGTTTCATTGAAGTTCCAGTCAAACTGATGTAAAGCTTAACTTTTTATTAGTTCAAATGATTCACTAATTCGATTTGAGATTTAAATTCAATCTAGTGTTTGATGTTAATTTGAATTTTTATGCTTTTTCCCTCCAGGATGTTTAAGGTTTATCCCTGGACTTTCCGCTACTTTAAAGACCGACATGGATTTACTGTTCAAGGACATGCAGCTAAAGTGTCTGGTGCTCTGGATACTGCGGTCAGCcatttggatgatgtcaagtcgCACTTTAAGGTGCTCAGCAGCAAGCACGCTGATGAGTtgtatgtggatgctggaagCTTCCATGTAAGAAACTAAtcttttttaaatatatgttCCATTTTTACTAAAGTTATGCTGTAAATGAAAGCTAATTCCAGAATTAGAGTTGACATGACAATGAAATAAAGTAGACTGAGACTTCCTGAAAGAGGGAAAGTATTGCTTTGGGGTTATCTGGTTTCCACTGAAAAAGAGAGTCTCACTCCCCTTTTGCTGCAAAGTCAGGTGGAGCCATAACTCTGGACATGGAGTGCACAGGTTCACAAAACTTAAATACATCAACTGGTTCCAGGTTGTCCTCACATCTTCTCATTGGCTCGTACAATGTTTTACACAAGATTACAAGCTGATCTTAATGAATATTTGTTTTCACTGTTCCATGTATGCAGAGATTTTTCCTGGAGTGATTAACTTTCCCGTTTAATATTTTCTGACAAAATCTTTTGGtgctttaaattttaaatttaacccATTAGCATACATTTTGTTTCAAATTAGATAATGGATCTTTGTTTTCTCATAGCTGCTGACTGACTGCATCATTATCGAAATGGCTTGGTCCAAGAAGGACAAGTTCACCCCTCACATCCATGCAACTTGGGATAAATTTTTTAAGGTGGTGGTCGATGCTATATCCAAGCAGTACATTTAAATCCAAGATGACATAAACCCTTCAGCTTTGATCAAGCAATGCAATTGATGAAAATGTTCCCTTATCAACACCTATAACAATCTCTGTGCTCTTCTTACAAAAATAAATAACAAGTTATGTTCAAATAAAACTGATGCATTCTTGAAAACAATGTTCCTCTTTATATGCTAATTCTGACTCAAATTCCTGAAAATATCTCCATGTATTTTCCTTCAATTGCTGAGAACAACAATAAAGAATCAATATTAACCTGACATTTGTCATATGTGAAATCTTCATTTAACTTTATTATAAACCATAAATACACATGAGGTAACACGGTGAGATGAAAATTGAGGATCCATTTCTCAGTCAGTTCTGAAATCTCCACCTGTAATTTATTAAATAAAACTATTAATTTTAATCAACATTTCATCAGTTAATTTTCAGAACATCAGAAAGACTGATGACTCCTTGGAGGAATCCAATAAGAATCAAACCTCCCCTGCACCCTTTGAGATTGGACTGAACACAGGGGTGAAAGAAAGAGTCAAAATACAGCAAtcataggggattcgatagtgaGGGTCatagacaataccactatgccccgCCTCGCCATGAGATTGATCATGGTCGACGCTGATAAGGGTTTTTCTAGGCTTCAGGTTGAAATGTTGAAATAGACAGAAGCATGGTAGGTAGAGGtcaatatggagaagtgtgaatTGACACATGTGAGGAGAACTAATATGGAGTGACAGTATGTATTACATGGCACAATTCTGAAAAATGTAATTGAGCCAAAAAACCCACACTAAATCCTAAATGTGACAGAAAAAGTTGATTCGGCAGTTAAAAATAGCTTGCGGGTTACTCAGCTTTATAAAGAGGGGAATATTATATAAAGCGAACTCGATCATGCTAAAACTTCATAAATCATTGgtcaggcctcagctggaatgctGTGGGCATTTGTGGGCAGCACACTTTCCTGAATTCAAGGGCAGAATTCTTCccacatcgggcaagcgtcccgacgtcatcgcgcactctcgcgatatttcactcggttgGCACGTGTAAGAGGCGGTAGCACACCCGCCAGCAATTAAGAGGCCTAGTAAGgcccttaattaattaattgaagaaaagttttcactgcccatccaactgttcggttggcgggcaggcaaataggtcaagcggcctttgcattttttgcgaaacctcatctaGGGTCAGGATGttttgaccagtgatttaaaGGAATATATAAACCgttaaaactaatttttatcaagtgcttgctcatgtgacagagtcatgttttccttggccaggattttcctgttggcgagcagggggcgggacccgcttgccgacgtgtaaaatgacgcaggatgacatcgggcagaaccctcgatgtcaccccaccccatttaaattttcaggaaggtgggggctcagcaaaatcagctgcgcacccgccgatctgtcaatggccaatcgaggccattgacagagtcatttaagtaattaatggacctgcccgaacaaccttaaggtttgcgggcaggccaggagccctgatgggaattagaaaaagcatgagacctcatccaccagcgggatgagatttcatgtaggttttgtaaaaatttaattaaagtttttaaaaaggtgatggacatgtcccaactcacatggcagtgtcacatgaggggacatgtcagggggaATTTTATTCTTTAACTTGAGCTTGAATTTGTGACTTCAGCAGTTGACATATTTCTGTAACAACTCCCTTGTAAAAGTGCAGATGTGTCAAACATTGGTCGTTGCTGAAGTTCAGACAGGAAAGTTACTCCCTGAGCACCCTATGTTGATATGGCCTTCactgagagcccttctcctcctccatcgATTCCCTTTTCCAGCAGCTTCTCCTGTTCTGAATGGCTTCCACTCATTCTCCCAGTTATACTCAGTTCCAAGAGAAAGACCAGGCCTACTAGTGCAGCCATATCTGTGAGCAATTGGATTGTGCTTTAGCCCTGAAGTCAGCAAAATGTCCTTCAACATTGCCCAAACCGCTCTCTGTGCACTTTTGCAACTTGTAACACTATGGAAAGCAGCAAAAACAAGTGGCATTGCAGCAGCAGCCAGAAGAAATAAACAGACAACCAACCTGTAAGTAGTGAATGATCTATTTAAATAGCACTTGTGTGGGAATCTGTCATGCTGCTTAACACTGCAACGTTAAGAGAAGGTGTTAGCTGGATCGTGGGGCTCCAAAATGGCACTTTCAGTCACAAAATAGACTTGCACACTGATTGACATCAGCATTTGTCTGCTCTACACATTTCTGTCAGAGTTGTTGGATTGGCTGCTGgtgaatgggctgctttgtcctggatggtgttgagcttcttgagttttgttgcagCTGTCCTCATCCAGGCAataggagaatattccatcacactcctgacttccgCTTGTAGGTTGTAGAGAAGATTCTGGAGCCAGGACGTGAGTCACTCACTGTAGAATACCCGCCCCCTGACCTGCTCTAATAGCCACATGACTGGTGTAGTTGAGTGTCTGGTTAATAGCAATCCCCTGAATATTGAGAGTGGAATATTTGGAAATGTCATTGGATTTTAATTGGAAGTAGTTGGACTCTTTGTCCTTGGAaatggtcactgcctgccatttttgtGGCAAGATTTGCCTCTTACCTGCCCAATTTGTCCAGatattgctgcatatggacatggaatgcttcagtatctcaggagtcgtgaatggtgctgaacattgagcgatcattcacaaacattccaccttctgatcttatgttgaagggaaggtcattgatgatgtaactgaagatggttgggcctaggacacttccctgaggagctcctgggACTGTGATGATGACCTCAAagtaccacaaccatcttcctttgtgctaggtatgacacaaaccagtggagggttttccccctgattctattgacttcaattttgccagggctccttgatgccacattcagtcagatgttgccttgatgtcaagggctttCACGCTCACCTCAGCTGTTGAATTCAGCTGTTTTGTGcctgtttgggccaaggctgtaatggggtcaggaactaatggttcactaatgtcctttaaggaatgaAATCGGCCATCTTCACCCTGCCTGGCTTACAAGTGAtttcagatccacagtaatgttgttgactcttaactgcactctggataggctgagcaagccactcagttcaagggcaattagggataggcaacatatgctggccttgccaggttCGCCCACATTCCAAGagcgaatttaaaaaaaaactgagtgatcctggcagaaaaCATTGTTttcaagcatcagtgagcaggttattgctgagcaagagCCATTTGATGCCATAGTTGATGACTCCTtcgatcactttgctgatgatcgaaatTAGACAgatggggcattaattggcctaGTTGGTTTTGTCCCGGTTTTGTGGgcaggtcatacctgggcaattttctacataactgggtagatgccagtgttgtagctgtactggaacagcttggctaggggcacgacaaattctggagcacaactcttcagtactattgttggaatattgtcagggcccatcacctttgcagtatctagtgccttcagccctttcttgatatcacgtggagtgaatcgaattggttgaagactgacaCCCCTGATCTTAGGACTGCGGAAGaatctgagatggatcatccattctgcACTTATAGCTGAAGTTGGTTACAAATGCTTGAGGCATGCGTGAAAGCCATGGCTCTGGCTGTCGGCCCCTCAGCTATTGCTGCTTGTTCAAAAACACACAGCAAGGCCATATTCTTCCTGAAGTGCACCTGGCCCTCCAAAGGGGACTCGTGGTGAGCAGGACATTTCGCTGGTGTACCCTCTAGAGCCACAGTACGGAGGGCCATCATTTCTAATGTGCCACCATTTGCCATGAGTGAGCTCCTTCTTTACCACCTTCGCTAACTGGGTGAGATGATGTCAGGGGCTGTGCCGATCCCACTTGGGTTCAGGGAGGCAAGCCTCGACATATCTTCTCCTTCCAGGTTTTCATGGAGATGCACGCGGCGAGATGATGGAGTGGGggttatccatcaatcaacaggGCACCATCTATCATGTCTTCTGGACAACAGACGGTGTGCGGTGCCAACATGCAAGGAGGTGGGTCATGTTTGGAAAAACTGCCCTGCTTCCCAGGCTGCCCATACCACTCAGGCAGTAGAGCCTGACACCACTGCATCTCCCTCACTACCCCAACTCAACCCTCTGTTGAAGTCGGTCTATGTGGAAGGAAGGTGGGACATAAAACTAAAAACATCATGGCGAGTCCCTTTGAAAATGCAAACCGGTCCATGATTGAATCCATGCTTGTCCCCATGCCTGTGAGTGTACCAATGCCCATAGGTAATGCTGGCAGTGATCCTGTGGCCACACATGAGTCTGAGGTTAAATTCATTCTGACGAGGCCTAAACATTCCTAGGGCCTGACTTAGGTTCAGgaacgagggagcgagggagggtgcAGAGCTGGAGGCTTCGACTGATATTGGCCCATAcattgggtggttgggtggtggcAGGAGAGGGGAAGATCTCCTCTCCCCATCTTTGACTTTGGCGCCAAGCGCTTCAATATCGGGGACAGAAACTGGCTGTCAGAAGTTTCACAGTGATAATATCAACTATCTCTCAAAGATTAAAAATTAGTAcaaatccctctccctggcaattgcCTGACACTGAACCAGGCTGTTTGCAACCTCAGTTCCATATTTGATTTTGTCTGTGCCTGTGTCCTTACTTGCTGCAAGTCCCAATCACCCATCAAACCTAGCTCCCTGACCTACACATTTAAGCAAATTCTGATCTTAAAATTCTCAgtcctgttttcaaattcctccatggcctcacgcctcgctatctctgtaatctccttcagcccatAACCCTTCCAGATAtctacactcctctaattctggcctcttgagtatccctgattttaatggctccgccattttttaaattcattcatgggatgtggacgtcgctggctaggccagtatttattgcccatccctatttgcccttgaaggtggtggtgagttctgtctttgaagtgctgcagtccatgtgttgtagctACCCCATAGCACTGTTAGGGAAGCAGTTCCacgactttgacccagtgacagtgaaggaatggcgataaatttccaaatcaggatggtgtgttgcttggaggggaacttccatgtggtggtgttctcatgtgtctgctgcctttgcccttctagatggtagtggtcatgggtttggaaggtgctgtctaaggaggcttggtggtttcctgcagtgcatcttgcagatggtgtacgatgctgccactgtgtgatagtggcagagggagtgaatgctattggatcaagcgggctgatttgtcctggatggtgtcatgcttcttgaatgttgttggagctgcactcatccaggcaagtagagagtattccatcaccctcctgccttgtgtcttgtggacaggctttggggagccaggaagtgagttactcactgcaggattcccagcctctgacctgctccagtagccaccgtatttatgtggctagtcaagttcaatggtaacccctagaatgttgatagtaggagattcagtgatggtaatgccattgaatgtcaaggtgtgatggttagattctctcttgttggagatggtcattgcctggcacttgtgtggagtgaatgttacttgaaacttgtcagcccaagcctggatattgtgctggtcttgctgcatttggacatggacagcttcagtatctgacaagttgtaaatggtgctgaacattgtgcaatcaccatcgaacatccctacttctgaccttatgatggagggaagttcattgatgaagcagctggacaTGGTTGGCTGTGGCTTCTCATGcctaagaaaataagaaatgggagcagatgCAGACAATActgcctgttccatcattcagtacaatcatggctgatcttcagtatcaactccattttcctgcctgctccccaaatcccttgattccctgagagaccacaaATCTGTCTATtttagccttaaatatattcagtgatggagcttgcacagccctctggggcagagaattccaaagattcacaatccttggaatgaaaaaatttctcctcatataaGTGTGAATGCCCTGATCTAGGATTGTGCCCCATTGTTCTAGATTCGCAGCCACGGAAAACAAGCTCTCAGTCTTTAccatgtcaagccccttcagacaATAACTACCGAAATTTCTTCACTCCTAGATTAATCTCTATTTCTGTGATGTGACTTTTGTTTTCTACTGTGAAGGTACTGAATACTGCcttggccctgagctctggaattccctctctaaaccactctgcctctccacctcactttactcctttaaggtgctcctcaaaatctacctctttaaccaagcttttgttcaactGTCCCAATATTTCCtgttgtggctcggtgtcatattttgttttacaatcgctctgtgaaatgccttgggatgttttatgataTTGAAGGCAGCATATAAACCAttcttgtccaaccttttcacttgGTGGGAGGGACACATTGCATTTTTCCTCTCATTCAAGGGGCCGATGAGCACTTTTCAGAAAGACTAGGTTTGGCACAactttaaacatgaatttcaaaaatagTTGTGGCGttaagaaaagaaacaattgctgagcaaaaataaagcaataaaTTGCTAAATTAAAAAAGGGtaattaataaacagcatgtgtatGGTGATGAGAGTggtgagaaacctgagactgggaataaggcagcctctctctctcaccccacccctacacacatatactcacgcactctctcattctcacaaacacactct is a genomic window of Carcharodon carcharias isolate sCarCar2 chromosome 15, sCarCar2.pri, whole genome shotgun sequence containing:
- the LOC121287784 gene encoding hemoglobin subunit beta-like yields the protein MVHWTQEEKEEITHAWGSIDKIKLISSALGRMFKVYPWTFRYFKDRHGFTVQGHAAKVSGALDTAVSHLDDVKSHFKVLSSKHADELYVDAGSFHLLTDCIIIEMAWSKKDKFTPHIHATWDKFFKVVVDAISKQYI